A single region of the Bacteroidales bacterium genome encodes:
- a CDS encoding glycosyltransferase family 4 protein gives MNILILCNKSPFPPKEGGPIAMNAVIEGLIRMGHRVRVLAVNTNKYFVKMDEIPRDYRERTRIETVYIDLSIRPVEAFLNLFSRQSYHIQRFISGEFEQKLIEILSQEEFDIIQLEMLYLTPYLKTIRRYSKARIVLRAHNIEHRIWERIACNCKNPLKRIYLGHIYRTLKRYELSALEQFDGIVAITRNDASFFRKTGTRTPVIDIPFGVHLQDYPKPQAAECSTPSLFHIGAMNWYPNMEGIRWFLDQVWPLIHREFPGLTFTLAGRNIPGWMYSLRVPKLEIVGEVEDAMKFIRSKSIMIVPLFSGSGIRIKIVEGMTAARTIISTPVGAEGIHCENGKNILFASTPEEFVEAVRSCIQDPEKCRTIGNNARGLIEQEHNNDRLMEKLTDFYRSLSIN, from the coding sequence ATGAACATACTCATCCTGTGCAACAAATCACCGTTCCCTCCGAAGGAAGGAGGACCCATTGCCATGAATGCAGTCATTGAAGGACTTATCCGGATGGGCCACCGCGTCAGGGTGCTGGCGGTCAATACGAATAAGTACTTCGTGAAAATGGATGAGATCCCGAGAGACTACCGTGAGCGCACACGCATTGAAACTGTTTACATCGACCTGTCGATCAGGCCTGTCGAAGCCTTCCTGAATTTATTCTCCCGCCAGTCGTATCACATCCAGCGATTCATCTCCGGTGAATTTGAACAAAAACTAATCGAGATCCTCAGCCAGGAGGAATTTGACATCATCCAGCTGGAGATGCTTTACCTGACTCCGTATTTAAAAACGATCCGGAGGTACTCCAAAGCGAGGATCGTCCTTCGTGCACATAACATCGAGCACCGAATCTGGGAACGCATTGCCTGTAATTGTAAGAATCCGCTGAAGCGGATCTACCTGGGACATATCTACCGGACACTGAAACGTTATGAGCTCAGCGCACTTGAACAGTTCGATGGCATCGTTGCGATCACCCGCAATGATGCTTCCTTTTTCCGTAAGACCGGCACCCGGACTCCGGTGATCGACATTCCCTTCGGCGTTCATCTGCAGGATTATCCCAAACCTCAGGCCGCTGAATGCTCAACGCCTTCTCTGTTCCACATCGGAGCCATGAACTGGTATCCGAACATGGAAGGGATCCGCTGGTTTCTTGACCAGGTGTGGCCCTTGATCCACCGCGAATTTCCTGGGCTGACCTTCACACTGGCAGGACGAAATATCCCCGGGTGGATGTACAGCCTCCGGGTCCCGAAACTGGAAATCGTTGGGGAGGTTGAAGATGCCATGAAATTCATCCGGTCGAAATCCATCATGATCGTGCCGCTGTTCTCCGGCAGTGGCATTCGCATCAAAATCGTGGAAGGGATGACCGCTGCCCGAACGATCATTTCCACACCGGTCGGCGCAGAAGGAATCCACTGCGAGAACGGGAAAAATATCCTGTTTGCCAGCACACCGGAGGAATTCGTGGAGGCAGTCAGGTCCTGCATCCAGGATCCGGAAAAATGCCGGACGATCGGAAACAATGCGCGCGGACTGATCGAACAGGAGCATAACAATGACCGGCTCATGGAAAAACTTACTGATTTTTACCGGTCGCTCAGCATCAATTGA